From Pseudomonas fluorescens, one genomic window encodes:
- the tam gene encoding trans-aconitate 2-methyltransferase, protein MSWSAKQYVAFEDERTRPARDLLAAIPAVDARSVIDVGCGPGNSTQLLVERFPGAMVRGLDSSGDMIEAARKRLPQVRFDQADIANWNEAGPFDVIFANAVFQWLPDHATLLPALVGKLAPGGSLAIQMPDNLEQPPHRMMREVAAQGPWADKLAQIAGQRTALDDATNYYQILCGCSARVDVWRTTYHHPLKGGPAAVVEWFKGSGLRPFLDPLNETEKNQYLAQYLEALKPYFPVMADGSVLLPFPRMFIVATR, encoded by the coding sequence CGCCCGGCGCGGGATTTACTGGCGGCGATTCCCGCTGTCGACGCGCGCTCGGTGATCGATGTCGGATGTGGTCCGGGTAATTCGACACAGCTGCTGGTCGAGCGATTTCCCGGCGCGATGGTGCGGGGTCTGGACAGTTCTGGCGACATGATTGAGGCAGCGCGCAAACGCCTGCCGCAGGTGCGTTTCGATCAGGCCGATATCGCCAACTGGAACGAAGCCGGTCCCTTCGATGTGATCTTCGCCAACGCCGTGTTCCAGTGGCTGCCCGACCACGCCACGCTGCTGCCTGCACTGGTTGGCAAGCTGGCCCCGGGTGGAAGCCTGGCCATCCAGATGCCCGACAATTTGGAGCAACCGCCGCACCGCATGATGCGTGAAGTGGCCGCCCAGGGGCCGTGGGCCGACAAGCTGGCGCAAATTGCCGGGCAGCGCACCGCCCTCGACGACGCCACGAACTATTACCAGATACTCTGCGGCTGCAGCGCGCGTGTGGATGTGTGGCGTACTACCTACCACCACCCACTCAAGGGTGGGCCGGCGGCAGTGGTCGAATGGTTCAAGGGCAGTGGCCTGCGACCGTTTCTCGATCCTTTGAACGAAACAGAAAAAAACCAATACCTGGCGCAGTACCTGGAAGCCCTCAAGCCTTACTTTCCTGTGATGGCCGACGGCTCGGTGCTGTTGCCGTTCCCGAGGATGTTCATCGTCGCGACTCGCTGA